One genomic segment of Bradyrhizobium prioriisuperbiae includes these proteins:
- a CDS encoding tripartite tricarboxylate transporter substrate-binding protein translates to MLTGRINLMFNIAASSAPYVGAGKLTALAVGQPKRTAIMPDVPTMAEAGPPGFDVGVWIGLLAPAGTAPEIIATLDGAPRCAAPIID, encoded by the coding sequence CTGCTCACCGGCCGCATCAACCTGATGTTCAATATCGCGGCATCGTCCGCGCCCTATGTCGGCGCGGGCAAGCTGACCGCCCTGGCCGTTGGCCAGCCAAAGCGAACCGCCATCATGCCGGATGTCCCGACCATGGCGGAGGCCGGTCCGCCCGGCTTCGACGTCGGCGTCTGGATTGGGCTTTTGGCGCCGGCCGGAACAGCGCCTGAGATCATTGCCACTCTCGATGGGGCTCCACGATGCGCAGCGCCAATCATCGATTAG
- a CDS encoding hydrogen peroxide-inducible genes activator — protein sequence MLTMRQLRYLDALARCQHFGRAAKECAVSQPALSMQIRELEEFLGIELFERRPGAPVLTEVGIEIAQRAGAILSATRDLVDLAHHRTKVLSGTLRLGVIPTLAPYLLPHVLPRLQHEHPDLLLDLLETQTKILLAELAHGALDVLLMALPVDTPELETLHVLTDRFLLAVPVDDPLPDNARVTPSDVEVRKLILLEEGHCLRDQALDYCTKARSRVNASLGATSLATIMEMVACGYGVTLVPEVAIDVELRDHRVKLLRFAEPQPSRSVGLVWRRTSPRKLDFISLGKMVGALHAPVTSVARGRQISTA from the coding sequence ATGTTGACGATGCGGCAACTTCGATACCTCGATGCGCTTGCCCGATGCCAGCACTTCGGACGCGCCGCGAAGGAATGCGCCGTCAGTCAGCCAGCGCTGTCGATGCAGATCCGCGAACTCGAGGAATTTCTTGGCATCGAATTGTTCGAGCGGCGCCCTGGCGCGCCGGTCCTGACCGAGGTCGGCATCGAGATTGCGCAACGCGCCGGCGCCATCCTCAGCGCGACGCGCGACCTCGTCGACCTGGCGCATCATCGAACCAAGGTACTAAGCGGAACCCTGCGGCTTGGCGTGATTCCGACGCTGGCGCCTTATCTGTTGCCGCATGTGCTGCCGCGGCTGCAGCATGAGCATCCGGACCTGCTTCTCGACCTGCTGGAAACACAAACCAAGATTTTGCTCGCCGAACTGGCGCACGGTGCGCTCGACGTCTTGTTGATGGCGCTGCCGGTCGATACGCCGGAGCTGGAAACGCTGCACGTCCTGACCGACCGCTTTCTGCTGGCGGTGCCGGTGGACGATCCGTTACCGGACAATGCGCGCGTCACACCAAGCGACGTTGAAGTGCGCAAGCTCATTTTGCTTGAGGAAGGTCATTGCCTGCGCGATCAAGCGCTCGACTATTGTACGAAGGCGCGCAGCCGCGTGAATGCCAGTCTCGGCGCCACCAGTCTCGCGACGATCATGGAAATGGTCGCGTGCGGCTATGGCGTCACGCTGGTGCCCGAGGTCGCGATCGATGTCGAATTGCGCGACCATCGCGTCAAACTGTTGCGGTTCGCCGAACCGCAACCAAGCCGCAGCGTCGGTCTGGTATGGCGGCGAACCTCGCCGCGCAAGCTCGATTTCATCAGTCTCGGAAAGATGGTGGGCGCCCTGCACGCGCCGGTCACTTCAGTCGCGCGCGGGCGTCAGATTTCAACCGCTTGA
- a CDS encoding carboxypeptidase regulatory-like domain-containing protein — protein sequence MSIRRGRLPIHATAIASLSTVIIAAALGSSAQAYDEGPVTGGGSITGKVTFSGPAPTRKVIPTKDVEVCGGVREEPLVRVGPDQGVESTVVYLVDVAKGKAWPAAGKMPELDNVKCAFSPEVQVIRAGSLDVVNNDPVLHNTHGYYDKRTAFNLALPNQGQRIPVELKRPGTVRIDCDAHGWMEGWVYVLDNPYYAITGADGKFTISDVPPGNYTLVAVQSFTGPLQQPVAVAAGKPTNLTIELKKK from the coding sequence GTGTCCATTCGCCGGGGCCGACTGCCGATTCACGCAACCGCCATCGCCAGCCTTTCGACAGTGATCATCGCCGCAGCGTTGGGGTCATCGGCGCAGGCCTATGACGAGGGGCCTGTCACCGGTGGTGGATCGATTACCGGCAAGGTGACGTTCAGCGGTCCCGCGCCAACACGCAAGGTCATTCCCACCAAGGATGTCGAGGTCTGCGGGGGCGTGCGCGAGGAGCCGCTGGTTCGCGTCGGTCCGGATCAGGGCGTCGAAAGCACGGTCGTCTATCTAGTGGACGTCGCCAAAGGCAAGGCTTGGCCGGCCGCCGGCAAGATGCCGGAACTCGACAACGTCAAATGCGCGTTTTCGCCAGAGGTTCAGGTAATTCGCGCCGGATCGCTGGATGTCGTCAACAACGATCCGGTGCTGCACAACACCCACGGCTACTACGACAAGCGCACCGCCTTCAACCTCGCGCTGCCGAATCAGGGTCAGCGCATTCCGGTCGAACTGAAGCGGCCCGGGACGGTGCGGATCGATTGCGACGCGCATGGTTGGATGGAGGGGTGGGTTTACGTGCTGGACAACCCCTATTACGCCATCACCGGCGCCGACGGCAAATTCACGATTTCCGACGTTCCGCCTGGCAACTACACCCTGGTTGCAGTGCAGTCCTTTACTGGTCCGCTGCAACAGCCGGTGGCTGTCGCCGCCGGCAAACCGACCAACCTGACAATCGAGCTGAAGAAGAAATAG
- a CDS encoding SCO family protein, which translates to MLCGSEQEGDALQRDALKMLAIVVVALLALSQQRLPATKVTIGGPFTLTASDGTTVSDATYRGKWLLVFFGYTSCPNICPTTLLGIADALKQLGSDASQLQPLFISIDPDRDTPDVMAAYVRSFDPRIIGLTGSESQIAGAAKEYGAYYTPHRTGPGPNDYVMDHSTYLYLMDRNGQFVRGFDADTSGSMIADKLRETMARFR; encoded by the coding sequence TTGCTTTGCGGCAGCGAACAGGAGGGCGACGCCTTGCAACGTGACGCCTTGAAAATGCTGGCAATCGTTGTCGTGGCGCTGCTGGCGTTATCCCAGCAGCGTCTACCGGCCACGAAGGTAACCATCGGCGGTCCGTTCACTCTCACTGCCTCCGACGGCACCACGGTATCTGACGCGACCTATCGCGGAAAATGGCTGCTGGTGTTCTTTGGTTATACATCGTGTCCCAATATCTGTCCGACCACGCTGCTGGGAATAGCCGACGCGCTTAAACAGCTGGGTTCCGATGCCAGCCAGCTGCAGCCGCTGTTCATCTCCATCGACCCGGATCGCGACACGCCCGACGTGATGGCGGCCTATGTCAGATCATTCGATCCGCGAATCATCGGGTTGACTGGCAGCGAGTCGCAAATTGCGGGCGCGGCCAAGGAATACGGTGCCTACTACACCCCGCATCGGACTGGTCCCGGCCCGAACGACTACGTGATGGACCACAGCACGTATCTCTATCTGATGGATCGGAATGGACAATTCGTCCGCGGCTTCGATGCCGACACGTCCGGATCGATGATCGCTGACAAATTGCGCGAGACGATGGCCCGCTTTCGCTAG
- the hemA gene encoding 5-aminolevulinate synthase, which produces MVTNYDAFFLSAIARLRTERRYRVFADIERIAGRFPHAIWHAPQGPRDVVVWCSNDYLGMGQHAKVIGAMVEAATRMGTGAGGTRNISGTHHLVVDLEAELADLHGKPAALVFTSGYVSNQTGIATIAKLLPDCLILSDAMNHNSMIEGVRQSGVERQIWRHNDVAHLEGLLQATAAGRPKLIACESLYSMDGDVAPIRQICDLAERYGAMTYLDEVHAVGMYGPRGAGIAAREGVMNRIDVIEGTLAKAFGCLGGYIAGSTALVDAVRSYAPGFIFTSALPPPVCAAATAAIRHLKASSWERDQQQNRAARVKAVLRSAGLPVMPSDTHIVPLLIGDPEKSKMASDLLLSRHGIYIQPINYPTVPEGTERLRITPTPCHDDPMIDQLGAALADVWIDLGLPFSCRSSDLRSNKTCFGSTP; this is translated from the coding sequence ATGGTCACGAACTATGACGCATTTTTCCTGAGCGCGATCGCCCGGCTGCGGACCGAGCGTCGCTACCGCGTCTTCGCTGATATCGAACGAATTGCTGGGCGTTTCCCACACGCGATCTGGCACGCGCCGCAAGGACCACGCGATGTGGTGGTCTGGTGCTCCAACGACTATCTCGGCATGGGACAGCATGCGAAGGTCATCGGCGCGATGGTAGAGGCCGCGACCAGAATGGGTACCGGCGCCGGCGGAACTCGCAACATCTCCGGAACCCATCATCTCGTGGTGGACCTCGAAGCCGAACTCGCCGACCTGCACGGCAAGCCAGCGGCGCTGGTGTTTACTTCCGGCTATGTTTCGAACCAGACCGGGATCGCCACGATCGCGAAACTGCTTCCCGACTGCCTGATCCTGTCGGACGCGATGAACCACAATTCGATGATCGAGGGTGTCAGGCAGTCAGGGGTTGAAAGGCAGATTTGGCGACATAACGATGTCGCCCATCTGGAGGGGTTGCTGCAAGCTACCGCCGCTGGTCGGCCGAAGCTGATCGCGTGCGAAAGCCTTTATTCGATGGATGGCGACGTGGCGCCGATACGGCAGATCTGCGATCTCGCCGAACGCTATGGCGCGATGACCTATCTCGATGAAGTTCATGCGGTCGGCATGTATGGCCCGCGCGGCGCCGGAATCGCCGCTCGCGAGGGCGTGATGAACCGCATCGACGTGATCGAAGGGACGCTGGCGAAAGCCTTCGGCTGCCTCGGCGGATACATCGCCGGCAGCACCGCGCTGGTCGACGCGGTCCGCTCCTATGCGCCAGGCTTCATCTTCACCAGCGCGCTGCCGCCTCCGGTATGCGCTGCCGCCACGGCGGCGATTCGTCATCTCAAGGCCTCGTCATGGGAGCGAGATCAGCAACAGAACCGGGCCGCTCGCGTCAAGGCGGTGCTTCGTTCGGCCGGCCTGCCGGTGATGCCGAGCGATACCCATATCGTACCACTGCTGATTGGGGATCCGGAAAAAAGCAAGATGGCGAGCGACCTTCTGCTGAGCCGGCACGGCATCTACATCCAGCCCATCAATTATCCGACGGTGCCAGAGGGAACAGAGCGTCTTCGTATCACACCGACGCCCTGTCATGACGATCCCATGATCGACCAACTCGGTGCAGCGCTTGCCGATGTCTGGATCGATCTCGGGCTGCCGTTTAGCTGCCGATCGTCCGATCTCAGGAGTAACAAGACCTGTTTCGGTTCGACGCCGTGA
- a CDS encoding acyl-CoA thioester hydrolase/BAAT C-terminal domain-containing protein: protein MEELPLTGAVQGTLLRPGKRSKWGIIVISGTSGRLDIGRARLFAQHGVTALAQRWFGGEGQSPGICEIPLETFTAAIDRLVADGCEKIAFLGVSRGAEAALLMAVRDSRIDVTIAISPTPVVWANNGPGLKGEAWYAQSSWTWRGKSLPFVAYDPRWRPTETVRVRYRSLFEKSLVTFAENVPAATIPIEKARATCFLICGGDDAIWPSLRFSEMIAERLRRANRRCHVMSHPDAGHRVIFPGEPEITEPSERAWGGSLGADRELGRIAWAKIAELMEIRNAPASPSSG from the coding sequence ATGGAAGAGCTGCCGCTGACGGGAGCCGTTCAAGGCACGCTGCTGCGTCCCGGTAAACGCTCCAAATGGGGGATCATCGTCATATCCGGCACCAGCGGCCGGCTGGACATCGGCCGCGCGCGGCTGTTCGCGCAGCATGGCGTCACGGCGCTGGCACAGCGATGGTTCGGCGGCGAGGGACAGAGCCCGGGCATCTGCGAAATCCCGCTCGAGACCTTCACCGCGGCGATCGATCGCCTGGTTGCCGACGGCTGCGAAAAAATCGCATTTCTCGGCGTATCGCGCGGCGCCGAAGCGGCGCTGCTGATGGCCGTCCGCGACAGCCGCATCGATGTCACGATCGCCATCAGCCCGACGCCGGTGGTCTGGGCCAACAACGGTCCGGGATTGAAGGGGGAGGCATGGTATGCGCAGTCCTCATGGACGTGGCGCGGCAAATCATTGCCCTTCGTCGCCTATGACCCGCGCTGGCGGCCGACGGAGACCGTCCGCGTGCGTTATCGCAGCCTGTTCGAAAAGAGCCTGGTGACCTTCGCCGAGAACGTTCCCGCCGCCACCATCCCGATCGAGAAGGCGCGCGCCACCTGCTTTCTGATCTGCGGCGGCGACGATGCGATCTGGCCGTCGCTGCGGTTTTCCGAGATGATCGCTGAGCGCCTGCGGCGCGCGAACCGACGATGTCACGTCATGAGCCATCCGGATGCCGGACACCGCGTGATCTTTCCCGGCGAGCCGGAGATCACTGAGCCGAGCGAGCGCGCCTGGGGCGGCAGCCTCGGTGCTGATCGCGAACTCGGACGCATCGCATGGGCAAAGATCGCCGAACTGATGGAAATTCGAAACGCCCCGGCATCACCGTCAAGCGGTTGA
- a CDS encoding helix-turn-helix transcriptional regulator — protein MDIRFLDARTARGSIDQHLCHLVGAIGTPGFERAMLALAKQTIQCAHLTAFSVSKLRPPRVLLAVNDGDLPIARRLASKYIQDYWSLDPANSVVANEPRTGFGAMIRLQSEEIEDASYRRDCYRSVHLIDRVSIVRSHGRDTVRLNFYRDGPRGRFTDGDLDVVANLANLLGQVLQKHNDIRPSLSKEDRFEQYCNRLGAIAPQLSNREIQICAEIIRGLSSQAIASKLGVSINTVLTHRKRAYARLGISSQNELSHMLLH, from the coding sequence GTGGACATCCGATTTCTTGACGCACGAACCGCCCGCGGATCGATCGACCAGCATCTGTGCCATCTCGTTGGGGCCATCGGCACGCCGGGTTTTGAGCGCGCCATGCTGGCGCTGGCCAAACAAACCATCCAGTGCGCCCACCTGACCGCCTTTTCCGTCTCCAAACTGCGGCCGCCGCGGGTTCTGCTGGCGGTCAATGACGGCGACCTGCCGATCGCCCGCCGGCTGGCGTCGAAATACATCCAGGATTACTGGTCGCTCGACCCGGCCAACAGCGTCGTTGCGAACGAACCGCGCACCGGGTTCGGGGCGATGATCAGACTGCAGTCGGAGGAGATCGAGGACGCGTCCTACCGCCGCGACTGCTATCGATCGGTGCATCTCATCGACCGGGTGTCGATCGTGCGGTCGCACGGCCGCGATACCGTCCGCCTCAATTTCTACCGTGACGGTCCCCGAGGCAGGTTCACCGACGGCGATCTCGACGTGGTCGCGAACCTGGCAAATCTGCTGGGGCAGGTTCTGCAAAAGCATAACGACATCCGGCCATCTCTGAGCAAGGAGGACCGGTTCGAACAATATTGCAATCGCCTCGGTGCCATCGCACCGCAATTGTCGAATCGCGAAATCCAGATCTGCGCCGAGATCATCCGTGGGCTGAGTTCGCAGGCCATCGCCAGCAAACTGGGGGTCAGTATCAACACCGTCCTGACCCATCGCAAGCGCGCCTATGCAAGGCTGGGGATTTCCAGCCAGAATGAATTGTCGCACATGCTGCTGCATTGA
- a CDS encoding cbb3-type cytochrome c oxidase subunit I translates to MAEPSHGGIASGGAAGAGALRGRFAGIDLDDLVDWRVVRTWLYLGMVWLMLTPSIGVMISSMFNYPDYLGTAHLGLTFGRLRPVHVNGVIFGAFSTLFIGLCYYLLPRLCGVRVVWGQWGVLLAWVWSIALLAGLIGLVIGDNHGLEAGELPLFAEIPLFLVVAIATAQFLVTIGQRLEPALYVALWYLIAAFVWTTMNLVLGSFILPYTISGINSAAFHGLYIHYIVGLWLTPAGYVLIYYFLPVSAKNPLFAHKLSLVGFWSLALFYPFVGIHHYLYSPIADWAETLAIITSMLLIIPVWTVLVNFFGTMTGKWHEFGKNLPAKFLIMGSLMYLIGCFQGSTEALRAIQRPTHFTDFVISHSHLTVFGTFVVWAIGGLVYVWPRAFQRELWSFRLGNWSFWLITVGISVMGLVLTAGGLQQGFQWMSGVEWLDSLVWMKPYWLLRTIAGISMDIGMSLLVVNLMLTALTSPASAAQARPPRPEPNIGPIPVAAERSV, encoded by the coding sequence ATGGCAGAACCGTCGCATGGCGGGATAGCGAGTGGCGGCGCGGCTGGGGCCGGCGCGTTGCGCGGCAGATTCGCCGGCATCGATCTGGATGATCTGGTCGATTGGCGCGTGGTGCGCACCTGGCTTTATCTCGGCATGGTGTGGCTGATGCTGACCCCGTCGATCGGGGTGATGATTTCGAGCATGTTCAACTATCCCGACTATCTCGGCACGGCGCATCTCGGGCTCACCTTCGGCCGATTGCGACCGGTCCATGTCAACGGTGTCATCTTTGGCGCGTTTTCCACACTGTTCATCGGCCTTTGCTATTATCTGCTGCCGCGGCTGTGCGGCGTGCGCGTGGTTTGGGGGCAGTGGGGCGTTCTGCTCGCCTGGGTCTGGAGCATCGCTCTGCTGGCCGGCCTCATTGGCCTCGTGATCGGCGACAACCATGGTCTGGAAGCCGGCGAACTGCCGCTGTTCGCCGAAATTCCGCTGTTCCTGGTCGTCGCCATCGCCACCGCACAGTTCCTCGTTACCATCGGCCAGCGACTCGAACCGGCGCTCTATGTCGCGCTCTGGTATCTGATCGCCGCCTTTGTTTGGACGACGATGAACCTGGTGCTCGGCAGCTTCATCCTTCCCTACACGATTTCCGGCATCAACAGCGCAGCGTTTCATGGTCTCTACATCCACTACATCGTCGGCCTGTGGCTGACGCCGGCAGGCTACGTGCTGATCTATTATTTCCTGCCGGTTAGCGCCAAGAATCCACTGTTCGCGCACAAGCTGTCGCTGGTCGGCTTCTGGTCGCTGGCGCTGTTCTATCCGTTCGTCGGCATCCACCATTATCTGTACAGCCCGATCGCCGACTGGGCCGAGACGCTGGCGATCATTACGTCGATGCTGCTGATCATCCCGGTCTGGACGGTGCTGGTGAACTTCTTCGGCACCATGACCGGCAAGTGGCATGAGTTCGGCAAGAATCTGCCGGCCAAGTTCCTGATCATGGGATCGCTGATGTATCTCATCGGTTGCTTCCAGGGCTCGACCGAAGCTCTGCGGGCGATCCAGCGGCCGACTCACTTCACCGATTTCGTCATCTCGCATTCGCATCTCACAGTGTTCGGCACCTTCGTGGTCTGGGCGATCGGTGGACTGGTCTATGTCTGGCCGCGCGCCTTCCAGCGCGAACTGTGGTCGTTCCGGCTCGGCAACTGGTCGTTCTGGCTGATCACCGTCGGAATCTCGGTGATGGGACTGGTGCTCACCGCCGGCGGCCTGCAACAAGGCTTCCAGTGGATGAGCGGCGTCGAGTGGCTGGATAGCCTGGTCTGGATGAAGCCATACTGGCTGCTACGCACCATTGCCGGCATCAGCATGGATATCGGCATGTCGCTACTGGTGGTCAATCTGATGCTGACGGCACTGACCAGTCCGGCGAGCGCGGCGCAGGCGCGCCCGCCGCGACCGGAGCCGAACATCGGCCCGATCCCGGTTGCTGCGGAAAGGTCGGTGTGA
- a CDS encoding OpgC domain-containing protein, with the protein MADTERGRPTGSADGRDLRLDLFRGIANWAIFLNHIPDTSLIWLTTRNYGFSDAADLFVFISGYSAAYVYARSMRTNGFIEGAVRLLKRVWQIYVAHVLLFVVYVAAIGWVAQTYGHSHLLNEFNVAVVIEQPIAGLTQGLLLKFKPLNLDVLPLYIVLMAPFPLALWAMIRRPDLVLGASFVLYVAARLFSWNLSAYPSGSWFFNPFTWQFPFILGAWCALGGAARIQKAMQTRAVIWICAAYLLFALLIMLSDNFAPVARIVPSWLSAAFLPIDKTNLGPSRVLHFLALAVLVTAMLPRQWPGLKSRWLWPLIICGQHSLEVFCVGIFLSFVAHFLLELISTSLAAQALVGLLGFAILTAVAAYRGWSKRLEKRRA; encoded by the coding sequence ATGGCTGACACCGAAAGAGGGCGCCCGACTGGTTCTGCCGACGGGCGGGACCTGCGTCTGGATCTGTTCCGGGGGATCGCGAACTGGGCGATCTTCCTCAACCATATCCCGGACACATCGCTGATCTGGCTGACCACCCGGAATTACGGCTTCAGCGACGCCGCCGATCTCTTCGTTTTCATCTCCGGATATTCCGCGGCTTACGTCTATGCCAGGAGCATGCGGACCAATGGCTTCATCGAGGGCGCCGTCCGGCTGCTCAAGCGCGTCTGGCAGATCTATGTCGCCCATGTCCTGCTGTTCGTCGTTTACGTCGCAGCGATTGGTTGGGTCGCTCAGACCTACGGTCATTCGCATCTGCTGAACGAATTCAACGTGGCGGTTGTGATCGAGCAACCGATTGCCGGCCTGACCCAGGGGCTGCTGCTGAAGTTCAAGCCGCTCAATCTCGACGTGTTGCCGCTCTATATCGTTTTGATGGCGCCGTTCCCGCTGGCTTTGTGGGCCATGATCCGCCGCCCGGATCTCGTGCTCGGCGCGTCGTTTGTGCTCTATGTCGCTGCGAGGCTGTTCAGCTGGAATCTGTCGGCGTATCCTTCGGGCAGCTGGTTCTTCAATCCGTTCACCTGGCAGTTTCCGTTCATTCTCGGCGCCTGGTGTGCGCTCGGTGGAGCGGCCCGGATCCAGAAAGCCATGCAGACACGTGCGGTGATCTGGATCTGCGCCGCCTATCTACTGTTCGCGCTGCTGATCATGTTGTCAGATAATTTCGCGCCGGTGGCGCGCATCGTGCCGTCCTGGTTGTCGGCGGCGTTTCTTCCCATCGACAAAACCAACCTCGGTCCATCCCGTGTGCTGCATTTCCTGGCGCTAGCAGTGCTCGTGACCGCGATGCTGCCGCGCCAGTGGCCCGGACTGAAGTCGCGGTGGTTGTGGCCCCTAATCATCTGCGGCCAGCATTCGCTCGAGGTATTTTGCGTCGGTATCTTCCTGTCGTTCGTGGCGCACTTCCTGCTCGAGCTGATCTCGACGTCGCTGGCCGCACAAGCCCTCGTGGGCCTGCTGGGATTCGCGATCCTGACCGCCGTCGCCGCGTATCGTGGTTGGTCGAAACGGTTGGAAAAGCGAAGGGCCTGA
- a CDS encoding metallophosphoesterase family protein, with translation MSELEKSRREIATVLQQPGLRPDPSVKLTRRTFVHRSCVLGAATVADTFSWWPLINTIDVAHAADAPFKFAWISDTHLYPRSLNTRFVDKTVRAAKEVQAMNPPADFLIFGGDLAQLGKVEELDLGVELLKEIKIRKVYIPGEHDWYLDMGKKWGELFGQPYWTFDHKGVRFVGLDTVSRAPDYWSMKKMSPEERMAHMSVLDGTVAGPWAGVGRDQLDWLQKTLSTWDKAKPVIIFSHNPLYEYYPPWNFWVRDWRDVNEVLKPYTKVTNIHGHVHQVLYNEIGTMRSIGMLATSWPWPYAPEGVPKLTKPMIRVDPGDPFDGVGWSALGINARDTVENEYYMWGRKEVFVQTDSDSSLSQPQILRPRVADNQWPY, from the coding sequence ATGTCTGAACTCGAGAAATCTCGACGCGAGATTGCGACGGTGCTGCAACAGCCCGGATTGCGTCCCGATCCTTCAGTCAAGCTCACCCGGCGCACCTTCGTGCACCGGTCCTGCGTGCTCGGCGCGGCGACGGTCGCGGACACCTTTTCCTGGTGGCCGCTGATCAACACCATTGACGTCGCCCATGCCGCGGATGCGCCGTTCAAATTCGCCTGGATCTCTGACACCCATCTTTACCCTCGCTCGCTCAACACCCGCTTCGTCGACAAGACGGTGCGGGCGGCGAAGGAAGTGCAGGCGATGAACCCGCCGGCCGACTTCCTGATCTTCGGCGGCGATCTTGCCCAGCTCGGCAAGGTCGAGGAGCTTGATCTTGGCGTCGAGCTGCTGAAGGAAATCAAGATCCGCAAGGTGTATATCCCCGGCGAGCACGACTGGTATCTCGACATGGGGAAGAAATGGGGTGAGCTGTTCGGCCAGCCCTATTGGACCTTCGACCACAAGGGGGTGCGTTTCGTCGGCCTCGACACGGTGAGCCGCGCCCCGGACTACTGGTCGATGAAGAAGATGAGCCCCGAGGAGCGCATGGCGCACATGTCGGTGCTCGATGGCACCGTCGCCGGTCCGTGGGCGGGCGTCGGCCGCGATCAGCTCGACTGGCTGCAGAAGACGCTCTCGACCTGGGACAAGGCCAAGCCGGTCATCATCTTCAGCCACAACCCGCTCTACGAATACTATCCGCCGTGGAATTTCTGGGTGCGCGACTGGCGCGACGTCAACGAAGTGCTCAAGCCCTACACCAAGGTGACCAACATCCACGGCCACGTCCATCAGGTGCTGTACAACGAGATCGGCACCATGCGTTCGATCGGAATGCTGGCGACCTCCTGGCCGTGGCCCTACGCGCCGGAGGGCGTGCCGAAACTGACCAAGCCGATGATCCGCGTCGACCCCGGCGATCCGTTCGATGGCGTCGGCTGGAGCGCGCTCGGGATCAATGCCAGGGATACTGTCGAGAACGAATACTACATGTGGGGCCGCAAGGAGGTGTTCGTGCAAACGGACTCCGATTCCTCGCTGAGCCAGCCGCAGATCCTGCGGCCGCGAGTCGCCGATAACCAGTGGCCGTATTGA